In Malus sylvestris chromosome 15, drMalSylv7.2, whole genome shotgun sequence, a single genomic region encodes these proteins:
- the LOC126602898 gene encoding uncharacterized protein LOC126602898 produces the protein MLYGHIALISKLQLACLHIGLFSKLQLPVELEHKAFWAIKTLNFDMEAAGEKRLFQLSEMKELRNDAYENAKIYKERTKKWHDQNILRKEFHVGQNVLLYNSRLKLFPRKLHSRLYGPFMVVQVYPYGTMEIQNLESGIIFKVNGQRLKPYVETNFDTMKVVTSLRDPA, from the coding sequence ATGCTTTATGGGCATATTGCACTGATTTCAAAACTCCAATTGGCATGTCTTCATATCGGCTTGTTTTCAAAACTCCAATTGCCTGTTGAGCTAGAACACAAGGCTTTCTGGGCAATCAAGACACTGAATTTTGACATGGAAGCGGCTGGGGAGAAAAGATTGTTCCAACTCAGTGAGATGAAGGAATTGCGGAACGATGCATATGAAAATGCCAAGATCTATAAAGAAAGAACTAAGAAGTGGCATGATCAGAACATTCTGCGGAAAGAATTTCATGTAGGGCAGAATGTGTTGCTGTACAATTCTAGATTAAAGTTGTTTCCTAGAAAGCTTCATTCTCGATTGTATGGTCCTTTCATGGTGGTGCAAGTTTATCCATATGGCACGatggaaattcaaaatttggagTCAGGAATCATATTCAAGGTTAATGGTCAAAGATTGAAGCCGTATGTGGAAACAAATTTTGATACCATGAAGGTGGTGACATCGCTTCGAGATCCAGCATAA